The Arabidopsis thaliana chromosome 5, partial sequence genomic interval AGCCTCGGGTGCTGCGGAAATGAACGTGGAAAGGACAGGAAATGTAGAACTGCTTGTGGTTGATGAGGCGGCTCAGCTTAAGGAATGTGAATCAGTTGCTGCATTGCAACTTCCGGGACTGCGTCACGCCATTTTAATAGGAGATGAGTTTCAATTGCCTGCAATGGTTCATAATGAGGTAAGCACTTAccttaaataaaaaactttctttttcttagtCATATATGCTATAGTATTGTAATATGGGAATAATGTGGCAGATGTGTGAAAAGGCGAAATTCGGAAGAAGCTTGTTTGAGAGATTGGTTTTGCTTGGTCACAACAAACACTTGCTTGATGTTCAATATCGAATGCATCCTTCTATTAGTCGTTTCCCCAACAAGGAGTTTTATGGTGGGAGAATCAAAGATGCtgaaaatgttaaagaaaGCATTTATCAAAAGAGGTTTCTTCAAGGAAACATGTTTggctcattttcttttatcaatgTTGGACGTGgaaaagaagagtttggtGATGGACATAGTCCCAAAAACATGGTTGAAGTTGCTGTGGTTTCTgaaattatatcaaatcttTTCAAAGGTATTAATCTTTTATTGATTTGAGAGTATATTAATCtgtttttcattattcttataaaaacaaattcgttTATTCTTTGAAACAGTTTCATGTGAAAGGAGGATGAAGGTGAGTGTCGGAGTGGTCTCACCTTACAAAGGACAGATGAGAGCAATCCAAGAGAAAATCGGAGATAAGTACAGTTCCTTATCAGGTCAGCAATTCGCTTTGAATGTTCGGTCCGTAGATGGTTTccaaggaggagaagaagacattatTATCATCTCCACCGTTAGAAGTAACAGTAATGGAAAAGTGGGGTTTCTCAACAACCGTCAAAGAGCTAACGTGGCACTGACTCGAGCAAGACACTGTTTATGGGTGATTGGGAACGAGACAACTTTGGCTCTAAGTGGTTCGATTTGGGCAACACTGATAAGTGAGTCTAGGACACGTGGATGTTTCTATGATGCTACTGATGAGATGAATCTAAGAAATGCCATGAATgaagctttgcttgaggatgTGTCTTCGAGTCTTGGATCTCTTTCGATTAGGAATGgccatggaagaagaaatgtgTGGTAGATTTTTATATGAGcttgttttatgttattctGTGTTTCCTATCAAAActctgttttggatttttatgatgttttatggtatttatgtttttcaatttttattcgTTTCACTTTGATGAATGTTctaaactctgttttttgctttattgGTTCGTTAAGTTGTGAAAGATTTTGCTTAAGTTTTGGCTTGGGTCGTTTTGAAccattttgattatttcttcttcccttATCAAGAACATTTAAACGGAAAATAGCaaattgtttactttttaatttttttttataaaaagagtCTAACACTATGATATAGTGCAAGAGTAAATATCTAACCCTACCATGTCCTCAATACACATCTTAAATTCTTAATTCAATTATGCTTTTAGTTATTATGTCTAGAAGCGAGTTCATGAATGCTATGTTCTTAAAATCCcgacctttcttcttccccatgCAATTTGGAAAATCAACATTACAATTGTAACtcgtaaacaaaaaaagagaagtaatgatttaaaatggtttaaacaaaaataaatctttacACTAATACGTTCACTTTACGCATGCAAAGTCTCATACATGGTTCATGATCTCTacataattcaaattaaattgaCTAAGATAGAAGAAGTTCAATTAACAAGATATTCttggaaaatgtttttatttgacaTCATTTTCCAAAGTCTCTTTGGACCTTTCACcttcttttaccttttaaGTTTACCGAAACTGATAGTGAGAGTCACACcagatctctcttcttcgtctccatTGATTCTTCTGCACCAATCCTCTAAAAAAGTTACTTGTCATGTCTTGAAAGACAAGTAAAGCCTTTTCGTAATTTCTACCGTTGCTTTGATGGACACTAAAGAGATACGAAAGCTCTTGGAAAAAAACGAGCAAACAAGTCTTTTCGCTAGACTATGTTCTTGGTCACTCAAAGATATCCTCAACGAAGATCTCTCCAAGGAAAAGgtctttgatcttttttttttaaccatttcttCAGTAGCTTTATCTTCAGTACttacttatttttgtatttttgtaacaGATAATGACAATACCAGACAGATTTAGTTCCGTTGATGAATACTCTCAGTGTTTTGTTCCTCATTTACTCGAGGAAACACGAACTGAGTTGTTCTCGAGCTTCAGATCTTTATCGAAATCTCCTGTCTCACGAATACTTTCTGTGGAGACAAAAGTGATTGAATATAGTGGAAGGTCATCGATCAAGTGGTTCcatgatattaaattaatggATTATGCAGACGATAAAAACGAAATATATGAGCCAAAGTGTGGAGATATTATTGCACTGAGTCCTCTGAGTTTGACAGAAGAAAGGCCAAGAATCGATGACTTGGATCCTTTACTTCTAGGTTACGTTTTCTCTGTGTATGGTGATTCTAAAATCTCTGTTCACTTCTCTAGATCCATTTCTCAGAGTGAGAAACATACATTTTGCACAGGTGTTTTTCTCATTAATATAACCACAAACACTCGAATTTGGAACGCTTTACACAAGGATGCTGCCGATTCCACTCTGATCCAGAGTGTCCTTCAGGAAGATGCTTCGGTACGCATTAAGAAATAGTCTTGATCCAATTCAAATTTCTTTGtaacataaaaacagagcTCTATCTTATGCTTCAATGGAGTGATTTGTCGGTTAACTTGTCTTGCAGGCTACAGaacaatgtttttcttgtgaaaaTGATGTTGATGGTTCTGATTCTGACCGTGTTGTCGATATAATACGTTCAGCAAAACTGAACTCTTCCCAAGAAGCTGCGATTTTGGGTTTCCTTAAGACAAGGAATTGTAAACACAAGGAGAGTGTGAAACTGATATGGGGACCTCCTGGTACAGGCAAAACAAAGACGGTCGCGACACTTCTCTCTACTCTTATGCAACTAAAGTGCAAAACAGTTGTATGTGCTCCTACAAACACAACTATTGTAGCAGTAGCGTCAAGGTTATTATCTTTATCTAAGGAAACAATTGTGTGTGCTCCAACCAACTCGGCTATCGCAGAAGTAGTATCAAGGTTCGAATTCTCTACCTTATTCTATGGAACTTCTATATTAGAACGTACCACTTACGGTATGGGGAATATAGTTCTATCTGGAAACCGCGAGAGAATGGGAATTACGAGCAATAAAGTTCTTCTCAATGTGTTTTTTAATGACCGCGTTAGTAAACTTGGTAGACTGTTTTTATCTACTTGTGGATGGAAGAAGAGGTTAGAGTCAATCATAGATTTTCTTGAGAACACAGAGACTAAGTACGAGCAACATGTAAATGAACTAGAGCTTGAAAGAATGACAGaagatgaaaagaagaaggaagaagttgaagagagGACGATGCAAGAAGTTGTAAACATTCCAACATTTGAGAGTTTGTGAAAAAGAAGTTATATGTCTTAACTGGGAATTGGGGAAGGATATGGCTGATTTGAGCACTCATCTGCCTAAGTCTTTCATTTCATCTAAAGATGTCAAGAATTTGATAGCAGCCTGCCAAGCGCTTCACCGTGTTAGATATTTCTTGCAGGAGAATTCTTCTAGAGATGATTTCAAGAAAGGTGGTTTTAGATTCAATTGCTTCAACAAACTCATCAGTGTTGATGCCCTTCAGGCTCTCTGTCTACTTCCAAAATGTTTTGGGATTTTTGGTTTAGCAAATAATGAAGATATTAGAAAGTTTTGTCTACAAAATGCTGACATAATATTCTGCACAGCCTCAAGTGTTGCTAATATCAATCCGGCGAGGATAGGCTCTGTGGACCTTCTTGTGGTAGATGAGACAGCTCAGCTTAAGGAATGTGAATCAGTTGCTGCATTGCAACTTCCTGGACTTTGTCATGCTCTTCTAATAGGAGATGAGTATCAGTTGCCTGCAATGGTTCATAACGAGGAATGCGATAAGGCGAAATTCGGAAGAAGCTTGTTTGAGAGATTGGTTTTGATTGGTCATAGCAAACATTTGCTTAATGTTCAGTATCGAATGCATCCTTCCATTAGTCGTTTCCCTAATAAGGAGTTTTATGGTGGGAGAATCACTGATGCTGCAAATGTTCAAGAAAGCATTTACGAGAAGAGGTTTCTTCAAGGAAACATGTTTGGTACTTTCTCATTTATCAATGTGGGACGTGGGAAAGAAGAGTTTGGTGATGGACATAGTCCCAAAAACATGGTTGAAGTTGCT includes:
- a CDS encoding P-loop nucleoside triphosphate hydrolase superfamily protein (P-loop containing nucleoside triphosphate hydrolases superfamily protein; FUNCTIONS IN: hydrolase activity, DNA binding, ATP binding; INVOLVED IN: biological_process unknown; LOCATED IN: cellular_component unknown; EXPRESSED IN: 11 plant structures; EXPRESSED DURING: LP.04 four leaves visible, 4 anthesis, petal differentiation and expansion stage, LP.12 twelve leaves visible, D bilateral stage; CONTAINS InterPro DOMAIN/s: Restriction endonuclease, type I, R subunit/Type III, Res subunit (InterPro:IPR006935); BEST Arabidopsis thaliana protein match is: P-loop containing nucleoside triphosphate hydrolases superfamily protein (TAIR:AT5G37150.1); Has 1807 Blast hits to 1807 proteins in 277 species: Archae - 0; Bacteria - 0; Metazoa - 736; Fungi - 347; Plants - 385; Viruses - 0; Other Eukaryotes - 339 (source: NCBI BLink).) — translated: MDTKEIRKLLEKNEQTSLFARLCSWSLKDILNEDLSKEKIMTIPDRFSSVDEYSQCFVPHLLEETRTELFSSFRSLSKSPVSRILSVETKVIEYSGRSSIKWFHDIKLMDYADDKNEIYEPKCGDIIALSPLSLTEERPRIDDLDPLLLGYVFSVYGDSKISVHFSRSISQSEKHTFCTGVFLINITTNTRIWNALHKDAADSTLIQSVLQEDASATEQCFSCENDVDGSDSDRVVDIIRSAKLNSSQEAAILGFLKTRNCKHKESVKLIWGPPGTGKTKTVATLLSTLMQLKCKTVVCAPTNTTIVAVASRLLSLSKETIVCAPTNSAIAEVVSRFEFSTLFYGTSILERTTYGMGNIVLSGNRERMGITSNKVLLNVFFNDRVSKLGRLFLSTCGWKKRLESIIDFLENTETKYEQHVNELELERMTEDEKKKEEVEERTMQEVVNIPTFESL
- a CDS encoding P-loop nucleoside triphosphate hydrolase superfamily protein — encoded protein: MADLSTHLPKSFISSKDVKNLIAACQALHRVRYFLQENSSRDDFKKGGFRFNCFNKLISVDALQALCLLPKCFGIFGLANNEDIRKFCLQNADIIFCTASSVANINPARIGSVDLLVVDETAQLKECESVAALQLPGLCHALLIGDEYQLPAMVHNEECDKAKFGRSLFERLVLIGHSKHLLNVQYRMHPSISRFPNKEFYGGRITDAANVQESIYEKRFLQGNMFGTFSFINVGRGKEEFGDGHSPKNMVEVAVISKIISNLFKVSSQRKQKMSVGVISPYKGQVRAIQERVGDKYNSLSVDQLFTLNVQSVDGFQGGEVDVIIISTVRCNVNGNVGFLSNRQRANVALTRARHCLWVIGNGTTLALSGSIWAELISESRTRGCFYDAVDDKNLRDAMSDALLDDVSSSFGSLSIRNGRRNDW